gaagagggtggaccccactcgagCAGAGTGTTCGATCAGGTGCCCCGGGTGGGTCCCATCGGACCAAAATACCACTTGACCTCTGTTGTgtcgtcggatgtgcactgccacCCCACCGGTActatagaggattttaatacggGTCCcaaccccctcttgtgagagggactaaggaaccgcaccggtcaaggaaccgtagacgatataAATCCATGGAAAGATTGTGTTGTACAGTCTACACGTGGTATTGATACGTGGGGAATGGAATTCGAAGccagggagggagggagggagttGCCGCGACTTCCGCCTTCTCGTTCCAAATGCCAACACAACAGAAGGCGTGATTGGACGTGTCCACTGCTGAACTCATCCAGAGAGCTATTCTTTGGTTCAACACTTCTTTGGAAGTCTTAAGAGATCTCTCcacctgtctctctctctttctctcttcgtttcttcttcttccgactTGTTTCCCCCTTTccttttggtttctctcttcatcactgaAGTTATTTTTGCAACCCAAACTCAACAGCCAAAATTGAAGcatatttctctctcattttgataatttcatcTCCTGGATCCGTTCCTAACTGTGTTTCTTTCATTGAGATCGAAGTAGAGGataagaaattaagaaagagaaatgagcagtagtagtagtagtaactTGGAGACTCGATCTCTGTTGGATGAGCTCCGAAACTTCGACAAGGGCACCTTATTTGATCTCGGCCATCCACTCCTCAACCGTATCACCGACACCTTTGTTAAAGCCGCTGGGGTATTATCTTATCTgacaaaactctctctctctctctcgatttctCTCGATTCATGATCAGATTAAGATATAAATGCAATAATAATTCACAATTGTGGTTTTCAGATTGGGGCAGTTCAGGCTATCTCTCGCGATGCTTACTTCATCGCCATTGAAAGTATGCTTCAACTCTGTAActtgatggatggatggatgaatGGAATGGATATTCATAATTTATTTTCTAGGGTTAAGTTTTAGCTATGGATTTTAGTTATTTGGTTCGTAATTTGTTTATGAACTGGTTTTTTTGGGTAGGCGCGGGAATTGATCCCAGCGGGATTCCAGATCTCCAAGGTGCCAAGAAACAGCGCTTCCCAGACTTCAGCGGTAATgctataattttatttgatattcCCTTCACATATAATATTATTCTGTTACGAATCCGACAAAAAAGgtaagggtatttatgacatatcaaCCCCTCACATGATATGAAAAAGGGTgtgcaatttcaattttttgagcTGTGATTgtacaaatttttttccatatttatATATAGAGAAGAGTTCTCTGTTGGGAAGTGGAAGGTAAAATGACCGCCCCCATCCTCAAGATGCTTCCGTTTTTGGTATGCTCTCTCATTGCCCTGTGCGTGCAGTTCCCCATATATATAGGACAATCCTTTACTTCACCCATGGTGGAGAGGACTTCTTCAGCCATGGGATCTAATTCACTGATTTGATCAAGAGAGTGTATTTCACACATTCTTAATAGGGTTGAGACGTATATTC
The sequence above is a segment of the Telopea speciosissima isolate NSW1024214 ecotype Mountain lineage chromosome 7, Tspe_v1, whole genome shotgun sequence genome. Coding sequences within it:
- the LOC122669377 gene encoding outer envelope pore protein 16-2, chloroplastic-like isoform X2 → MSSSSSSNLETRSLLDELRNFDKGTLFDLGHPLLNRITDTFVKAAGIGAVQAISRDAYFIAIESAGIDPSGIPDLQGAKKQRFPDFSGETNSRSLEAMVKNTGRESLQWEKQCSCRCNYWSSIGIHLGGSFARADCSICHYRGSSLYSS